The window GGGAACGGGACGTTCGATGTGCTGTACGGCTTCCCAAGTGTGGGGGCGCTGCTGCCGATGATGATCACCGAGGGGCACTTGAAAAGGGGGCTTCCGTTGGAACGAATTGCCGACATTACCTCCTATCAGGTAGCGGAATCGTTCAACCTGCCGCAAAAGGGACGCATTGAAGTGGGGGCGGATGCCGATTTCGCAATCGTCGACATCCATCGGAAGAAAACGATAACGCCCGGACTGATGCATTCCCGCGGCGATTATTCCGTTTTCGACGGACGTGAAGCCGCGGGGTGGCCGGTTTATACGATCAACCGGGGCGAGATTATCGTGAAGGACGGCCAGCCGTTGAAGGAAAACGGCAGGGGGCAATTTATCAGAAGGTTCATTTGACGGCAATTCGATTCATTTAAATCATACAGGGGGTTACCAAATGAAAAAATTATTTTTTCTGACAATGGTTTTGATGTTGATTCTCTCGGGCTGCGGCGGCAACAATGCTTCAAGCGGCTCGAACACCGGCGGCAGCGCAAGCAGCAGCGGCAATGACGCAGCCAAAAGCTCCGCGGAACCGAGCAGCGCTCCAAAGGTCGCCGAGGTCAAAATTGGCGGTCTTTATCCGCTCAGCGGCGGTCTGGCCAGCGAAGGCCAGGATATGGCCAATGCCGTTCAGATGGCGGTGGATGAGGTGAATGCAGCTGGAGGCATCAAATCTCTGGGTGGAGCGAAGGTGGTTCTGGATAAAGCGGATAGCGAAGGGAAGCCGCAAAAAGGCGTTTCCGAGGTTCAACGCCTGGATCGCGACGGCGTAGTCGGCATACTGGGAACCTACGCGAGCGGCGTGGCGCTTCCGGCTACCCAGGAGGCGGAGAAGGCGAAGATTCCGTTTGTCGTCGACATCGCCGTAGTCAATGAAATTACCGAAAGAGGCTTCAAGTACACTTTCCGCATTCAGCCTCCGGCCAAAATCATGGCCAACAACTTCCTGAGCTATATCTCGATGCTGAATGATAAATCCTCCGTGAAGCTGAGCACTGCCGTATTGGCGCATGAGGACTCCGTATTCGGATCGAGCATTGCGGCTTTGATCAAGGAAAATGCAGCAAAGAGCGGGATCAAGACCCTTGAGGATATTCCGTATCCGGCGTCCACGCCCGATATGTCGAGCGTCGTCAACAAGATTAAGTCTTTGAATCCGGATATCGTTGTCACAACCGGCTATCTTCGCGACGGTACGATGCTCATCAAAGGGCTGCATGATGCGAATGTGAAGCCGAAATCCATCATCGGCGTAGCCAACGGCGCATTCAGCAATCAGCAATTTATCACCCAGCAAAAAGACATCAACCAAAACATCATGGATGTCAACTACACGATCAATCCGAAAAGCGATTTGGCCAATCAAGTAAAAGAGAAATATAAAAACCAATTCCAAAAAGATATGAGCGCCAATGCCGCTTATTCTTACACAGCGGCGCAAGTCCTCTTGGATGCAATCGAACGGGCGGCTTCCGCCGACCGCGACAAAATCAGGGAAGCGCTGACTCAAACCGATTTCTCCAAGCACATTCTGCCGCAGTCGCCTATCAAATTTGACGCTACCGGACAAAATGTGAACGCCCAAGCCGTGCTGAATCAAATCTTTGACGGAAAATCCCAGGTAGTCTTCCCTGACGATTACAAAACCGCGAATCCGGTTTATCCGATGCCGTAACACGGATGTAAAGGGGAAACGGAACTTGATTTCCGTTTCCCTACTATTCTTAAGGAGTGAAAGGGATGTCAATCGGCTTGATTGCCCAGTCTTTCGTCGACGGGATATTGATGGGCGGTATCTATGGTTTGGTGGCGATCGGCCTGACCTTGATTTTCGGCGTGATGAAAATTATCAATTTTGCCCAAGGTTCTTTGATGATGCTGGGTATGTACGTTACTTATTGGATGTTCACCCTGTTTGGGGTCAATCCGTATTTGTCGATTCCGATCAGCGCCTTGGCTCTGTTTATAGTGGGCTCACTGATTCAGAAAGGCATCCTTTCAAGAATGCTCAACGCTCCGGAGCATAATCAGTTGCTGGTCACGCTCGGAATCATGCTGTTTCTGGAAAATATGGCATTAGCTCTATGGAGTCCTGATTTTCGGAACGTCCAAGTCCCGGGGATGGTCGACACCCTGCATCTGGGACAGATCAACATCAATACGCCAAAATTGATAGCCTTCCTGTCTGCTGCAGGCCTGTCTATCCTTTTGTTCTGGTTTTTGAAGAATACTATGGTAGGAAAAGCCATCCGCGCAACCTCGTTGGAACGTCAAGGAGCCGCATTGGTGGGAATCAGCACTAGTAAAATCAATATGATCGCATTCGGACTGGGGGCTGCGCTGGCCGCTGTCGCCGGCAGTTTGATCAATCCGTTTTTCTATACGTCTCCGACGGTAGGGGATACATTCATTCTGAAGGGCTTTGTGGTCGTGGTTTTGGGAGGCTTGGGCAATTTTCTCGGGGCTTTGGTTGGCGGACTGATTATCGGCGTTTCCGAATCGCTGGGAGGGGCGCTGCTGCCCGGCAGCCTTAAGGAAATGGTGCCTTATATTATTTTTATCGCGGTACTGCTGCTTAAGCCGAATGGTTTGTTTGGAGGGAAAATCAGGTGAAAAAGACGTTGTTATTGCTGCTGCCGTTGATCCTGATCCTCATTTTTCCCGTGCTGGTGAAGGATTCTTATTTTTTGAACCTCGGGATACTGGTGCTGTATTATACATTTTTGAGTCAAGCATGGAATATTTTGAGCGGTTACTCCGGCCAATTCTCCTTCGGCCATGCCGCTTTTTTCGGAACGGGAGCGTATGCTTCCACGATTCTTTTGACCGGATACGGGGTATCCCCTTGGATAGGAATGTTCGTCGGGGCTTTCGTCTCGACTTTGATCGGATTATTCATCGGTTATTTAACTTTCCGTTATAAATTGAGAGGCGCTTATTTCGCCTTAAGCACCTTGGCTTTTGCCGAAATCCTGCGGATTGCCGTGCAGAATTCCGATTTTTTCAAGAAAACGATGGGCATAATGATTCCGCTGAAGCAAGATCCCTGGATGTTCCAATTCGAATCGGCGTCTTCTTATTATTATACCATCCTGATTTTTGCGGGCTTCAGCATTTGGCTGGTTTATCGGATCGGCAGATCGCGGCTCGGCTTCAATTTGGCGGCCATCCGGGAAAATGAGGATGCGGCCAGGTCGCTCGGAGTCAATATTTATAAGAATAAAATGATTGCCATGGGATTAAGCGCCGGTTTGACAGCCTTGGGCGGCAGCTTCTATGCTCAGTACATTCTGTTTATCGATCCGCCCACCACATTCGGGACCGAGGTATCGATTTCCATTCTGCTGCCGGTAATCATCGGCGGGGTCGGCACCGTCTTGGGGCCCTTGGTCGGCTCGCTGATCACGATTCCTTTGGGGGAATTGACAAGCGCGCTGTTCGGAGATTTTGCGGGTGTCCATTTGATGGTGTACGGTTTGATATTGGTCATTGTCATTCTGTTTTTGCCTGAAGGGATCGTGGGCTGGTTTCAGGACCGGGCCAGAAAAAAAGAGGCGGGCATGAACAACGGAATCTTGAAGGAGAGGGGTTAGTCGCATGGCTCTTTTGGCGGTGGACAATCTGACCAAGAAATTTTCGGGCTTGGTGGCGGTTAACCGTGTCAGTCTGCATCTCGAGCAAGGGGAGATATTGGGTTTGATCGGTCCCAACGGCGCCGGAAAAACGACCTTGTTTCATTCCATCTGCGGTTTTCACGTTCCCGAAGAAGGCTCAATCCGGCTGAACGGAGAGGAAATCAGAGGAGTTAAGCCGGAGGGAATCTGCGATAGAGGGATTGCGAGAACATTTCAAATCGTAATGCCGTTCGGCAACCTGACTGTTTTGGAGAATGTGATCGTCGGCGCTTTCAACCGGGTAAAATCCTATAAAGAAGCGGAAAAAATCGCTCTTGAGCAGCTGGATTTTCTTCAGTTGGCCGGGAAAGCGAGAATCAGAATGAAAGACTTGACCTTTCCGGAACAAAAAAAGGTGGAAGTGGCGCGGGCTCTGGCCACGCAGCCGAAAATCCTGTTTTTGGATGAAGTGATGTCCGGACTGAATCCCTCGGAGGTGAACGAATTCATCGGGATCATTAAAGAAATTCGCTCCCGCGGGATGACCATTTGCTTTATCGAGCATTTGATGTCGGCCGTCATGTCTTTATCCGACAGGCTGGTGGTGCTCCACCTCGGCGAAAAAATCGCGGAGGGAAAACCCGGGGATGTCGTCAAAAACGCCACTGTGGTTGAAGCCTATTTGGGGGAGGAAATCGCAGAGTGCTAAAGGTGAGCAATTTAAATGCGGGCTACGGAAATGTGCAAGTATTGCGAAATGTTTCTTTCCATGTTGAATCTGGCGAGATGGTCTGCATACTGGGTACGAACGGCGCAGGCAAAACGACGCTGTTAAAAACACTGTCCGGCTTGATTCGGCCGTGGTCCGGCACGATTGAATTTGAAGGGATCCCGATGGAAAGCAAAAAGCCCGAGCAAATCGTGCGGGAGGGATTGATTCAGGTGCCGGAAGGGCGGAAATTATTCGCCCAAATGACGGTGTTGGAAAATTTGGAGCTTGGCGCATATACCGAAAATGCCCGAAAAAAGATGAAAAGCAATATTCAGATTTGCTTCGAGCTGTTTCCGATTCTGCAGGAAAAACAGCATCAAGCGGCAGGCAGCATGAGCGGCGGACAGCAGCAGATGCTGGCGATTGCGAGAGCTCTGATGTCGAAGCCGAAATTGCTGCTGTTGGATGAGCCTTCGACGGGATTGTCACCGCTCTTGACCAAGCAGGTTTTTGATGTGATCCGAAGCATTAAATCCCAAGGAGTCACCGTGCTGCTGGTCGAACAAAACGCGTATCAAGCCCTGGCTATGTCGGACCGAGGATATGTGATTGAAAACGGCGGCATCGTCATGGAAGGAACATCCGGGGAATTAATCAATGACGAACAGTTGAAATCCTCCTATCTGGGGATTGTCAGTGAATCATAGGAAAGGACTTGGTTCGGAATGAAATCATTCGAAAAAATGTTCAATATTTTATCCATGTACAGTATGGACCGAACAAGCTTATCCATCAGCGAAATACAAGAGGAGCTCAAATATCCGAAAAGCACGATCTTCCGCATTCTGAATACACTTGAGAAAAACAACTATGTGGAGCGAAACCCCGACAATCACAGGTATTCTCTGGGATTCAACTTTTTCCGGCTGGGAAGCATTGTCCAAAGCCAGCTGGATTTCCGCAAAGTTTCGCTCCCGATCATGAAGAGATTGGTTGCGGAGACGAACGAAACCGTGGAATTGAATATTGTTGACGGATTGAACCGCGTTTGCATAGAAAAAGTGGACAGTCCGTTGGATGTGCGGAATTTCGTGCGCATCGGGGAGCGAAAACCGCTTCACCTTGGCGCTTCGGGCAAAGTTTTGATGGCTTTCTTGGATAAGGCTGAGCAAATCAGGATTGCTGAAAATTTGCAGAAGGACACGGGGATTGACAAGGAACGATTATTGAGCTCGCTTGAGGACATCCGAAAACAGGGATACGCATGCACGAGGGGCGAAAGGGTCCCGGGAAGCTTCGCGGTTGCGGCTCCGCTCTTTGATAAAGACGGACAAATGACGGCAAGCTTGACGATTGCCGGACCGATCCAGCGTTTGTCGGACGAACGGGAAAAGGAGCTGCTTCAAATCCTGCTGAAAGCATCGAGGGAAATCAGCCAGAATCTAGGTTATCCTTCTTTTTCATAGGAAATACGGAGGGATAAGTCTGAAATCCTCAACAAACGTACTCAATACAGTAAATGAACATGTCAAATAAGCCGTACACAAGACGACTAATTGGAAAATGATTACTTTTAAGGGATGAGGGAATCCGTTTGCAGCCGCCATAATCCGATAACCTTCACGTGATTGTAGTGTACCGGTATCCCTGTAACTTAAGAATACAAAAAAATCGCTCAAAGCAAACGGATTTCATCCCGTTTTGTGCCTTGAGCGAAGCGAAAGGAATGGGTATATATATGAAACCGGGGCAAAATTTAGGGCCTCTCAGAGGGATCAGGATTCTGGATCTTTCAACGATGATTGCCGCGCCGTTCGGGGCCACTTTACTGGGCGATTTCGGCGCAGAAGTGATAAAGGTTGAGATGCCTGAAAAAGGGGATTCCCTGCGGGACATGGGACCTTTTCACGGAAAGGAACCGCTTCGCTGGCCGGGAATGGCGAGAAACAAAAAATCGCTGACACTGGATCTCCATCACGAAGAAGCAAAGGAGATTTTGAAGAAGCTTGTAAAAGTATCGGATGTCATTATCGAAAACTTCAGGCCCGGAACCTTGGAAAAATGGAATATCGGTTATGAAGACTTGAAAAAAGAAAATAAGAATTTGATAATGGTCCGCGTAACCGGTTACGGCCAGACGGGACCGAATTCATATAAAGCCGGATTCGGCACCCCCGCGACGGCTTACAGCGGATTTACTTATCTGCACGGATTTCAAGATAGACCGCCGATCAGTCCTGCCTTTTCGTTAACCGATTATATTACGGGAATCTATGTAGCTTTTGCCACTGCAGCCGCCTTGTATTACCGTGACGCGAACGAGCATGGAACGGGTCAATACGTCGATCTCGGACTTTATGAATCGGTTTTCCGCATGATGGAGTTTTTGGTGGCTGAATACGATCAGAACGGTACGGTCAAAGAACGATCGGCCGGGCTGAGCGGACATTCGAGTCCGGCAGGGACTTTCATGACAAAGGATGGCCATTGGGTCGTATTGGTGACAAGCTCTGACCGCACCTTTGAGCGTCTGGCCAAAGCGATGAACAGGGAGGATATGCTTGAGGATGAGAGATTCTTTACGAATTCCGTAAGGCTGAAGCATTTTGATTTGACCAATGGCATCGTTGCGGATTGGGTGAAAACGATAAACCGCAAGGAGCTCATTGAGCTGTTGGATGAACACGGGGTTCCGGTGAGCCCGATTTACAATATCAAAGATATTTTTGAAGATGAGCATTATCGGGAGAGGGAAAATATTGTGGAAGTGAGTCATCCGAGGCTTGGAAAAATCAAAATGCCGGGGATCGTTCCGAAATTTTCCGAAACGCCGGGATCGATCCGCAACGTCGGGCCGGATCTGGGAGAACACAACGAAGAGATTCTATGCGAACTACTGCAGCTTAGTAAAGATGAATTCAACAAATTGAAGGAAAACCATGTCATATAATCTGGAGGTTCGCATGGAGTATCCTGATCAAGTGAACATTGCCGAAGTATGCCCCCGTGACGGCTTCCAAAGCATGATGGAAACGATACCCACAGATGAAAAAGTGGAGATCATCAATCGGCTGATGGAATGCAACTATCCGCAAATCGAAGTGACGTCATTCGTTCACCCGAAGGCAATTCCGCAGCTGGTCGATGCGGATGAAGTGATGAAGAAAATCAACAGAAAACCGGGCGTTCAGCTTCGCGCTCTCATTCCGAACCTGCGCGGGCTGGAAAGGGCGGCTCAAGCCGGAGTGGACAAGGTGAAATTAATGCTTTCCGCAACGGATTCCCACAGCTTGAGCAATGCCAACGCCAAGACAATGGAGGCTATGCAGGCCTTCGATCCGCTGGTCAAAAAAGCGGATGAATATCATATCAAGGTTTCCGGCTCCATATCGGTGGCGTTCGGCTGTCCGTATGAAGGGGAAGTTTCGATAGAACGACTGGTCACGATTTGCGAAAAGTATCGGGAACTGGGAGTTCGCGATCTCTCATTGGCCGATACGACCGGCATGGGCAATCCGGCAAGGGTAAAAATGGTGATTCGCAAATTAAGGGAGCATTTCCCGGATTTTAAATTTTCCTTGCATCTTCACAATACCCGGGGCATGGCATTCGCCAATGCGGTTGCGGGACTGGAAGAGGGAATCCGGGATTTCGACAGCTCTGTCGCAGGGTTTGGAGGCTGTCCGTATGCGCCCAATGCAAGCGGAAATATCGCTTCTGAGGATTTGATTCACGGCTTTGAGGAAATGGGCGTCAAGACGAATGTTTCCTTGGATCGGGTGCTTGAGACGGCCCGCTACTTGCAGAGCAAATATCCGAAATATGCGGACAGCTTTCTGCTGAAAGCGGGCAGATGCTCGGATCTGCATTTGGCGCCAAAGGGTCAGACCAAATTGGGGTAAAGACATCTTTTCATATCTCAAAAACTTGGGTACAATAGAAAAGTCATCTTGAGGAGAAGGAGCAGTGAATATGGCAAACACTACATATGATGTCATCATTGTCGGAGGAGGCGTAGCCGGTTTGTCTGCAGCCATTTATACGGGCGGCGCCAAATTATCGACAATGGTATTTGACACGGGAAAATCGCAAGTAACCCAGGTCAGCAAGGTAATGAACTACCCGGGTTTTGCGGAGGGCATATCCGGCACCGATTTGATTGAACAATGCCGCCGTCAAGTCAGCGGCTTGGGAGTG of the Ferviditalea candida genome contains:
- a CDS encoding ABC transporter substrate-binding protein; this encodes MKKLFFLTMVLMLILSGCGGNNASSGSNTGGSASSSGNDAAKSSAEPSSAPKVAEVKIGGLYPLSGGLASEGQDMANAVQMAVDEVNAAGGIKSLGGAKVVLDKADSEGKPQKGVSEVQRLDRDGVVGILGTYASGVALPATQEAEKAKIPFVVDIAVVNEITERGFKYTFRIQPPAKIMANNFLSYISMLNDKSSVKLSTAVLAHEDSVFGSSIAALIKENAAKSGIKTLEDIPYPASTPDMSSVVNKIKSLNPDIVVTTGYLRDGTMLIKGLHDANVKPKSIIGVANGAFSNQQFITQQKDINQNIMDVNYTINPKSDLANQVKEKYKNQFQKDMSANAAYSYTAAQVLLDAIERAASADRDKIREALTQTDFSKHILPQSPIKFDATGQNVNAQAVLNQIFDGKSQVVFPDDYKTANPVYPMP
- a CDS encoding branched-chain amino acid ABC transporter permease, with protein sequence MSIGLIAQSFVDGILMGGIYGLVAIGLTLIFGVMKIINFAQGSLMMLGMYVTYWMFTLFGVNPYLSIPISALALFIVGSLIQKGILSRMLNAPEHNQLLVTLGIMLFLENMALALWSPDFRNVQVPGMVDTLHLGQININTPKLIAFLSAAGLSILLFWFLKNTMVGKAIRATSLERQGAALVGISTSKINMIAFGLGAALAAVAGSLINPFFYTSPTVGDTFILKGFVVVVLGGLGNFLGALVGGLIIGVSESLGGALLPGSLKEMVPYIIFIAVLLLKPNGLFGGKIR
- a CDS encoding branched-chain amino acid ABC transporter permease; translation: MKKTLLLLLPLILILIFPVLVKDSYFLNLGILVLYYTFLSQAWNILSGYSGQFSFGHAAFFGTGAYASTILLTGYGVSPWIGMFVGAFVSTLIGLFIGYLTFRYKLRGAYFALSTLAFAEILRIAVQNSDFFKKTMGIMIPLKQDPWMFQFESASSYYYTILIFAGFSIWLVYRIGRSRLGFNLAAIRENEDAARSLGVNIYKNKMIAMGLSAGLTALGGSFYAQYILFIDPPTTFGTEVSISILLPVIIGGVGTVLGPLVGSLITIPLGELTSALFGDFAGVHLMVYGLILVIVILFLPEGIVGWFQDRARKKEAGMNNGILKERG
- a CDS encoding ABC transporter ATP-binding protein, whose translation is MALLAVDNLTKKFSGLVAVNRVSLHLEQGEILGLIGPNGAGKTTLFHSICGFHVPEEGSIRLNGEEIRGVKPEGICDRGIARTFQIVMPFGNLTVLENVIVGAFNRVKSYKEAEKIALEQLDFLQLAGKARIRMKDLTFPEQKKVEVARALATQPKILFLDEVMSGLNPSEVNEFIGIIKEIRSRGMTICFIEHLMSAVMSLSDRLVVLHLGEKIAEGKPGDVVKNATVVEAYLGEEIAEC
- a CDS encoding ABC transporter ATP-binding protein; protein product: MLKVSNLNAGYGNVQVLRNVSFHVESGEMVCILGTNGAGKTTLLKTLSGLIRPWSGTIEFEGIPMESKKPEQIVREGLIQVPEGRKLFAQMTVLENLELGAYTENARKKMKSNIQICFELFPILQEKQHQAAGSMSGGQQQMLAIARALMSKPKLLLLDEPSTGLSPLLTKQVFDVIRSIKSQGVTVLLVEQNAYQALAMSDRGYVIENGGIVMEGTSGELINDEQLKSSYLGIVSES
- a CDS encoding IclR family transcriptional regulator, with protein sequence MKSFEKMFNILSMYSMDRTSLSISEIQEELKYPKSTIFRILNTLEKNNYVERNPDNHRYSLGFNFFRLGSIVQSQLDFRKVSLPIMKRLVAETNETVELNIVDGLNRVCIEKVDSPLDVRNFVRIGERKPLHLGASGKVLMAFLDKAEQIRIAENLQKDTGIDKERLLSSLEDIRKQGYACTRGERVPGSFAVAAPLFDKDGQMTASLTIAGPIQRLSDEREKELLQILLKASREISQNLGYPSFS
- a CDS encoding CaiB/BaiF CoA transferase family protein; translated protein: MKPGQNLGPLRGIRILDLSTMIAAPFGATLLGDFGAEVIKVEMPEKGDSLRDMGPFHGKEPLRWPGMARNKKSLTLDLHHEEAKEILKKLVKVSDVIIENFRPGTLEKWNIGYEDLKKENKNLIMVRVTGYGQTGPNSYKAGFGTPATAYSGFTYLHGFQDRPPISPAFSLTDYITGIYVAFATAAALYYRDANEHGTGQYVDLGLYESVFRMMEFLVAEYDQNGTVKERSAGLSGHSSPAGTFMTKDGHWVVLVTSSDRTFERLAKAMNREDMLEDERFFTNSVRLKHFDLTNGIVADWVKTINRKELIELLDEHGVPVSPIYNIKDIFEDEHYRERENIVEVSHPRLGKIKMPGIVPKFSETPGSIRNVGPDLGEHNEEILCELLQLSKDEFNKLKENHVI
- a CDS encoding hydroxymethylglutaryl-CoA lyase; translation: MSYNLEVRMEYPDQVNIAEVCPRDGFQSMMETIPTDEKVEIINRLMECNYPQIEVTSFVHPKAIPQLVDADEVMKKINRKPGVQLRALIPNLRGLERAAQAGVDKVKLMLSATDSHSLSNANAKTMEAMQAFDPLVKKADEYHIKVSGSISVAFGCPYEGEVSIERLVTICEKYRELGVRDLSLADTTGMGNPARVKMVIRKLREHFPDFKFSLHLHNTRGMAFANAVAGLEEGIRDFDSSVAGFGGCPYAPNASGNIASEDLIHGFEEMGVKTNVSLDRVLETARYLQSKYPKYADSFLLKAGRCSDLHLAPKGQTKLG